The following proteins are co-located in the Brevibacillus laterosporus DSM 25 genome:
- the purL gene encoding phosphoribosylformylglycinamidine synthase subunit PurL gives MSQLTHNEPSANRIAKERLYRELGLTDEEYQSVVRLLGRQPNWTEIGLYSVMWSEHCSYKNSKPVLRRFPTKGPRVLQGPGEGAGIVDIGDNQAVVFKIESHNHPSAIEPYQGAATGVGGIIRDVFSMGARPVALLNSLRFGELKTPRVNYLFKNVVAGIAGYGNCIGIPTVGGEISFDPTYEGNPLVNAMCVGLIDHDKIQKGVAKGIGNPVIYVGASTGRDGIHGATFASEELSEESEKKRPAVQVGDPFMEKLLLEACLELIETGAVTGIQDMGAAGLTSSSAEMASKAGNGIEMNLDVVPQREKGMSAYEMMLSESQERMLVVVEKGRESEVTAIFEKWGLYSAEIGRVTDDGMLRLLHHGEIVANVPVDSLAEDAPVYHKPSKVPAYYEQNAAIDSTDFEMPTDLNQTLVQLLAQPTIANKAWVYEQYDHIVRASTAVTPGSDAAVVMIRGTRKALAMSTDCNGRYVYLDPEVGGAIAVAESARNVVCSGAEPLAITDCLNFGNPEKPEVFWQFEKAVEGMSAACNALSTPVIGGNVSLYNERSGEAIYPTPVVGMVGLITDVDHITTQEFKQEGDIILLLGETHAEVGGSEYQKLLTSNISGRPPQIHLEKEANVQKVVLSAIRAGYVQSAHDLAEGGLAVALAESCFGKEIGATIDLTDDLRADLALFSESQSRILVSTTQDNVNQVKRIAEEQGVACQVLGTTGLDHLVITHQGKEIVNASLTRLKSAWKDAIPCLIQ, from the coding sequence GTGTCACAACTTACGCATAACGAACCATCAGCAAACCGTATTGCAAAAGAACGTCTATACCGTGAACTAGGTTTAACAGATGAAGAATACCAAAGCGTTGTCCGCTTGCTAGGCAGACAGCCAAATTGGACAGAAATTGGGCTATACAGTGTGATGTGGTCTGAGCACTGTTCTTATAAAAACTCTAAACCAGTGCTTCGTCGTTTTCCAACCAAAGGTCCTCGTGTTTTGCAAGGACCGGGTGAGGGAGCAGGTATTGTTGATATCGGTGATAATCAAGCTGTAGTTTTTAAAATCGAAAGCCATAATCATCCTTCAGCTATCGAACCTTATCAGGGAGCAGCAACCGGTGTTGGTGGTATTATTCGCGATGTATTCTCGATGGGGGCTCGTCCGGTAGCGTTATTGAATTCCTTACGTTTCGGGGAATTAAAAACACCTCGGGTCAACTATTTATTTAAAAATGTTGTGGCTGGGATTGCAGGGTACGGCAACTGTATTGGAATTCCTACCGTAGGAGGAGAGATCAGTTTTGATCCAACCTATGAAGGAAATCCACTTGTGAATGCTATGTGTGTGGGGTTAATTGATCATGACAAGATTCAAAAAGGTGTAGCTAAAGGAATTGGTAACCCAGTAATATATGTCGGGGCCAGCACTGGTCGGGATGGTATTCATGGTGCTACTTTTGCTTCTGAGGAACTGAGTGAGGAATCAGAGAAAAAACGTCCTGCTGTGCAGGTTGGCGATCCTTTTATGGAAAAATTACTATTGGAAGCTTGCCTCGAGTTAATTGAAACAGGTGCAGTTACAGGTATACAGGATATGGGAGCGGCGGGCCTTACCTCATCAAGCGCAGAAATGGCCTCCAAAGCAGGTAACGGAATTGAAATGAATTTAGATGTAGTACCTCAGCGTGAAAAAGGGATGAGCGCTTATGAAATGATGCTATCCGAATCACAAGAGCGCATGCTGGTAGTCGTAGAAAAGGGAAGAGAGTCAGAGGTTACAGCCATTTTTGAAAAATGGGGACTCTATTCCGCAGAAATTGGGCGTGTAACGGATGATGGCATGTTGCGCTTACTTCATCATGGCGAAATTGTTGCCAATGTACCAGTAGATAGCTTAGCAGAAGATGCACCCGTCTATCATAAACCTTCAAAGGTACCTGCTTATTACGAGCAGAATGCAGCTATAGATTCTACAGACTTCGAAATGCCAACTGATCTAAATCAAACGCTAGTCCAATTGCTAGCACAACCAACAATTGCTAACAAAGCGTGGGTATATGAGCAATATGATCACATTGTTCGTGCCTCAACTGCTGTAACGCCAGGTTCGGATGCAGCAGTGGTGATGATCCGTGGAACTCGTAAGGCGCTGGCTATGAGTACGGATTGTAATGGTCGATATGTTTATCTTGATCCAGAAGTGGGTGGAGCAATCGCGGTTGCCGAATCAGCACGGAATGTGGTTTGTTCGGGTGCTGAGCCATTAGCTATCACAGACTGCCTGAACTTTGGAAATCCAGAAAAACCAGAGGTTTTCTGGCAATTTGAGAAAGCGGTAGAAGGTATGAGTGCTGCATGCAACGCATTGTCTACTCCGGTTATTGGCGGAAATGTTTCACTCTACAACGAACGTAGTGGTGAGGCAATTTATCCCACACCGGTAGTTGGAATGGTTGGTCTTATTACAGACGTGGACCATATTACGACACAAGAGTTTAAACAAGAGGGAGACATCATTTTGTTGTTGGGTGAAACTCACGCAGAAGTAGGTGGCTCAGAGTATCAAAAGCTACTGACAAGTAACATCTCCGGTCGCCCTCCACAAATTCATTTGGAAAAGGAAGCAAATGTTCAAAAAGTAGTGTTGTCTGCAATTCGCGCAGGGTATGTACAATCAGCTCACGACTTGGCGGAGGGTGGATTGGCTGTCGCTCTTGCTGAGAGCTGCTTTGGAAAAGAGATTGGGGCAACGATTGACCTAACTGACGACTTACGCGCTGATCTGGCACTATTTAGCGAGTCACAATCACGTATTCTAGTGAGTACAACGCAAGACAATGTTAATCAAGTGAAACGGATAGCAGAAGAGCAGGGAGTGGCTTGCCAAGTACTAGGTACAACAGGATTAGACCATTTGGTTATCACACATCAAGGCAAAGAAATCGTGAACGCATCACTTACTCGCCTAAAATCAGCATGGAAGGATGCGATACCATGTTTGATCCAATAA
- the purF gene encoding amidophosphoribosyltransferase — MFDPIIWDKLNEECGVFGIYNHKEAAPLTYLGLHALQHRGQESAGICSSDGEKWYKHRGMGLVSEAFGQGELAKFHGHLAIGHTRYTTQGSSRIENAQPLFFNYAQGSMAVAHNGNLVNAGVIRKELEKKGSIFQTTSDTEVIAHLIARSSKKDLPSAVKEALQEIKGAYALLVMNEDQLIVALDPNGLRPLSLGTLGEAIVVASETCAFDIVGGSYWREIEPGELLVIDQHGIQSHRFAPKINRTLCTFEYIYFARPDSDIDGINVHMARKRLGKQLAYEAPAEGDVVIGVPDSSTSAAIGFAEATGIPYEIGFIKNRYVGRTFIQPSQELRERGVHMKLSVVRKVVEGKRVIMIDDSIVRGTTSSRIVQMLRDAGAAEVHVRISSPPVKNPCFYGIDTSSFDELIASNKSVEEIRQYIGADSLTFMTPQGMIDAIGRIDSDKAPNRGHCLACFTGNYPTEVNFEEALPITKC; from the coding sequence ATGTTTGATCCAATAATCTGGGATAAGTTAAATGAAGAGTGCGGTGTTTTTGGAATATACAATCACAAGGAGGCAGCCCCACTTACTTATTTGGGGCTGCATGCTCTTCAACACCGTGGTCAGGAGAGCGCCGGAATCTGTTCATCCGATGGAGAAAAATGGTATAAGCATCGTGGAATGGGATTAGTAAGTGAAGCGTTTGGGCAAGGAGAATTAGCTAAGTTCCATGGGCATTTAGCTATTGGACATACACGTTATACTACACAAGGCTCAAGTAGGATTGAAAATGCACAACCTTTATTTTTTAATTATGCACAAGGTAGCATGGCTGTTGCTCACAATGGAAATTTGGTAAACGCAGGAGTTATTCGCAAGGAACTGGAGAAAAAAGGCTCTATTTTTCAAACAACCAGCGATACAGAAGTGATTGCGCATCTTATTGCCCGTTCATCGAAGAAGGATTTACCTTCCGCGGTTAAGGAGGCCTTACAGGAAATTAAAGGCGCCTATGCTCTTTTGGTAATGAACGAGGATCAGTTAATTGTAGCGCTTGATCCAAATGGATTACGACCACTATCGCTTGGAACATTGGGAGAAGCGATTGTAGTTGCTTCAGAAACCTGCGCTTTTGATATCGTAGGAGGTTCCTATTGGCGTGAGATCGAGCCAGGTGAGTTATTGGTTATTGATCAGCATGGTATCCAATCCCACCGATTTGCACCGAAAATAAACCGTACGCTATGTACTTTCGAATATATTTATTTTGCACGACCAGATAGTGACATTGATGGTATTAATGTACACATGGCTCGTAAACGACTTGGGAAGCAATTAGCTTATGAAGCACCAGCAGAAGGTGATGTGGTAATCGGTGTACCCGATTCTAGTACTTCAGCGGCGATTGGTTTTGCTGAGGCGACAGGCATTCCATATGAGATTGGTTTTATTAAAAACCGTTATGTTGGTCGCACCTTTATTCAGCCTTCTCAAGAGTTACGTGAGCGTGGAGTTCACATGAAATTGTCAGTAGTTCGTAAAGTTGTAGAAGGTAAACGAGTGATCATGATTGATGATTCGATCGTACGCGGAACGACGAGTAGTCGTATTGTACAGATGCTACGAGATGCAGGAGCTGCTGAAGTCCATGTTCGAATCAGTTCCCCACCTGTAAAAAATCCGTGTTTTTATGGAATTGATACATCATCCTTTGATGAATTGATTGCATCGAATAAATCTGTTGAAGAGATTCGGCAGTATATTGGAGCGGATTCATTAACCTTTATGACACCACAGGGCATGATTGATGCTATTGGGCGTATAGACAGTGATAAAGCACCGAATCGGGGGCATTGTCTGGCTTGCTTTACAGGTAATTACCCGACGGAGGTTAACTTCGAGGAAGCCTTACCAATCACGAAATGCTAG
- the purM gene encoding phosphoribosylformylglycinamidine cyclo-ligase: MSQAYKEAGVDIAAGNEAVERMKKHVKRTFRPEVMSGLGGFGALFRLNVAEYKQPVLVSGTDGVGTKLKLAFQMDQHDTIGIDAVAMCVNDVVVQGAEPLYFLDYVACDKVIPMKLESIVKGIADGCEQAGCALIGGETAEMPGMYAGGEYDIAGFTVGVVEESKIIDGSNIQAGDMLIGITSSGVHSNGFSLVRKVLLQDAGFSLHDQIEGFEKSLGEVLLTPTKIYVKPILSLLKQVDVKGMAHITGGGFTENIPRMLPDGLQASITLGSWPVLPIFKLIEKTGNINQQDMFLTFNMGIGMVLAVAQKDAEYVLKMLQEAGEEAYLIGDVQQGDSGVVYVEGEHR; this comes from the coding sequence ATGAGTCAAGCATATAAAGAAGCTGGTGTTGATATCGCTGCCGGCAATGAAGCGGTTGAGCGAATGAAAAAACACGTTAAACGCACGTTTCGTCCCGAAGTGATGAGTGGACTCGGTGGATTTGGTGCCTTGTTCCGTCTAAATGTAGCAGAGTATAAGCAGCCCGTGCTTGTATCTGGAACCGATGGTGTAGGGACTAAGCTAAAGCTCGCTTTTCAAATGGATCAACATGATACAATTGGCATTGATGCAGTAGCGATGTGTGTCAATGATGTTGTGGTACAAGGTGCTGAGCCTTTATATTTTTTAGATTATGTTGCATGTGATAAGGTAATCCCGATGAAGCTGGAATCCATTGTGAAGGGAATTGCGGACGGCTGTGAGCAAGCGGGCTGTGCCCTGATTGGTGGAGAAACGGCTGAGATGCCTGGTATGTATGCAGGTGGAGAATATGATATCGCTGGTTTTACTGTTGGGGTTGTTGAGGAATCAAAAATAATTGATGGAAGTAACATACAAGCAGGGGATATGTTAATCGGTATTACATCAAGTGGTGTTCACAGTAATGGATTTTCTTTGGTACGAAAGGTATTGTTGCAGGATGCTGGATTTTCGTTGCACGATCAAATAGAAGGTTTTGAAAAAAGTTTAGGTGAGGTCTTACTCACTCCCACAAAGATTTATGTCAAACCAATTTTGTCCTTATTAAAACAGGTTGATGTTAAAGGAATGGCGCATATTACGGGTGGTGGATTTACGGAGAACATTCCACGAATGCTACCGGATGGACTACAAGCTTCCATTACATTAGGGAGCTGGCCAGTATTACCGATTTTTAAATTGATCGAAAAAACAGGTAATATCAACCAGCAGGACATGTTCCTTACTTTTAACATGGGAATTGGAATGGTACTTGCTGTAGCCCAGAAGGATGCTGAGTACGTATTAAAAATGCTTCAGGAAGCTGGAGAGGAAGCGTATCTGATTGGGGATGTACAGCAAGGCGACAGTGGGGTTGTATATGTGGAAGGGGAGCACCGATGA
- the purN gene encoding phosphoribosylglycinamide formyltransferase: protein MRIAVFASGSGSNFETIVQATRDGRLPSLEVALLVCDQAKAYAIKRAERLGIPVYLFSAKDYISKEAFEQEILAQLKLLEIEFIVLAGYMRLIGNVLLTGYEGRMINLHPSLLPAFPGKNAIKQAWEYGVKVMGVTVHYVDEGMDTGSIIDQEVIFVHKNDTIESLEQKIHEIEHRLLVRVLQNISEEALIGIEGKGNLSS from the coding sequence ATGAGGATAGCGGTGTTTGCTTCAGGAAGCGGATCTAACTTTGAAACGATTGTGCAAGCGACTCGAGATGGACGTCTTCCTTCCTTAGAGGTAGCTTTGTTAGTCTGCGATCAAGCTAAAGCATATGCGATTAAGAGAGCAGAGCGGCTGGGAATTCCTGTGTACTTGTTTTCAGCCAAGGATTATATATCGAAGGAAGCGTTTGAACAAGAGATTTTAGCTCAATTGAAGCTATTAGAAATTGAATTTATTGTACTAGCTGGCTATATGCGATTGATAGGAAATGTATTGCTTACCGGCTATGAAGGGCGGATGATCAATCTGCATCCGTCTCTATTACCGGCATTCCCAGGAAAAAATGCTATTAAGCAAGCATGGGAGTACGGGGTAAAAGTGATGGGAGTGACTGTTCATTATGTCGACGAGGGAATGGACACAGGTTCCATCATTGACCAAGAAGTCATTTTTGTTCACAAGAATGATACGATAGAGAGCTTAGAACAAAAGATACATGAAATAGAGCATAGGCTGTTGGTTCGTGTGTTACAAAATATTAGTGAAGAAGCCCTGATAGGAATAGAAGGTAAGGGGAATCTATCTAGCTGA